Below is a window of Streptomyces qaidamensis DNA.
GGTCGCCGAGTGCCAGAACGCGAAGTTGACGTTGTCCTGCACGCGGTCGATGACCTTCGGGCGCTCCGGGTCCTTGATGGAGAACAGGATGCCGTCGCCCATGCAGGCGCCGGCCGCCAGGTCCTTCGACGGCAGCACGGTGATGTCGTGGCAGCCGGTGGTCTTGGAGACGCCCGGGTTGGTGGGTCCGCCCGGGTTGCCGCCGCCGTCCGGCCCCTCACCGGGGAACAGCACGGGGAAGCCCACGACCTTCGCCTTCTCGGGGGCGCTGCGCGGCACCTTGATGACGGAGATGCCGTCGTGCGGCGGCTGGCAGTCGGGGTAGGCGGCGTTCGGCGAGTACGAGGAGACGTACACGTAGACGTTGCGGCGCTCGGGCACCAGCGTGTGGGTGTGCGAGCCGCATGCGGTCTCGACGGCGGCGACGTACCTCGGGTTGCGCTTGTCGCTGATGTCGAAGACCTTCATGCCCTCCCAGGAGGACTTCTCGGTCGCCGGCTGGGTGGTGCTGGAGCAACTGCTGTCGCTGCGCGAGGAGTCGGTGGACAGGAACAGCAGGTTGCCGGAGACGGAGATGTCGTTCTGCGAGCCGGGGCACAGCACCTGGGCGACGGTCTTCGGCACCTTGGGGTTGCTGATGTCGAAGATGCGGAAACCGTCGTAGTTGCCGGCGAACGCGTACCTGCCCTGGAAGGCGAGGTCCGAGTTCGTGCCCTGCAGCACGTCCTTGGGGACGTGGGCCAGGTGCTGGATGTTGTCGGAGTGGACGATCTCGTCCTGGGCGGGTATCTCGCCGCTCTGGATGGCCTCACGGACCTCGGCCTGAGCGCTCTTGGAAACCTTCTTCGGCGCGGGCGGCGCGTCCCCCGGGTCGGGGGTGGCCGCTGCCGGTGCCGCTGTGAGGAGCGCGGCCAGCAGCCCACCGGCGGCAGCCACAACTCCCACGCGTCTGCGGCGTGTTCTGCGGTCGTTCAACAGGATCACTGTTTTCCTCCCTGGTTCCGTTCACTGCGGAACGGTTCACGCACCACGCAGTATCGTCTTCGCCATGCACATACCAACAGGGGGCAACAGAATCGCAATGAAGTTTCCCGATCAATGACCCGCGGAAGCGTGCCAGTACGTCGTCCGCAACACGAGGTGCGTCCCAACCCACCTGCCACAGGAGGTCGTTGTGCTCTTCCGCCGTGCGTCTCGGGCGTCCGCCGTCACGACGGGGCTGGTCGCCCTGGCCGTGCTCGCGGTCGGAGGCTGTGACTCCGGTCCGGACCGCAAACCCGCCGCGGCGGACGGGCCCGCCGTGATCGCGCCGGGCGAGCCCGGCGAGGCGAACCGCACCCTGTCCGCCGAGGAGGCCGCCGACCAGCGCTCGGAGAACGACTCCCCCAACTCGGCCGACGTCTCCTACGTCCGCATGATGATCGAGCACCACGCCCAGGCCCTGGTGATGACCGAACTCACCCCACGGCGCGCCGAGTCGAAGGGCGTGAA
It encodes the following:
- a CDS encoding LVIVD repeat-containing protein, with product MILLNDRRTRRRRVGVVAAAGGLLAALLTAAPAAATPDPGDAPPAPKKVSKSAQAEVREAIQSGEIPAQDEIVHSDNIQHLAHVPKDVLQGTNSDLAFQGRYAFAGNYDGFRIFDISNPKVPKTVAQVLCPGSQNDISVSGNLLFLSTDSSRSDSSCSSTTQPATEKSSWEGMKVFDISDKRNPRYVAAVETACGSHTHTLVPERRNVYVYVSSYSPNAAYPDCQPPHDGISVIKVPRSAPEKAKVVGFPVLFPGEGPDGGGNPGGPTNPGVSKTTGCHDITVLPSKDLAAGACMGDGILFSIKDPERPKVIDRVQDNVNFAFWHSATFNQKANKVVYTDELGGGGAATCNAEVGPDRGADGIYDIVGKGDKRKLVFRSYFKIPRHQADTENCVAHNGSLIPVKGKDIMVQAWYQGGVSVWDFTDSAKPKEIAYFDRGPLTTDTIKSGGSWSAYYYNGYIYSNEYARGFDVLKIKDRRTDPARWVHMRELNVQTQPDYFD